Part of the Paenibacillus kyungheensis genome, TCTTCTAATTGCTTCTTATTGCGTATAATCACAACTTTTTTGTGTTGTTTCACTTGCTCCAATTTTTCTAATGTTTTAACTCGATTTCTTTTCCTATAATTCCATACCCATTTCAAAAAACCGATATCAAGCTTTTCGGGGCAATCTTCATTAAGATCAGGCCTTGTTCTGCCATGATACTGTATTCTTCGCTTCACAATTCGATACATACATAACCATCTAGGCATATCCAAAAAGACAATAACATCGGCTCGCTCGATCCGTATATCTAATGTTCTAGAGTAATTTCCATCTATAATCCACCGATCTGTAAGCGCAAATTCTGTGACTTTCTGATCCCATGCTCCCTGCTCTGTTGCTTGCCAGTAATAACGGTCTAGATGAATAATAGGTAATTGTAATATTTTATGTAACTTTTGTGAAAGAGTCGACTTTCCCGAACCTGAACAACCAATCACTATCACCCGATCCATGATATCTCCTCCTTTTTCCAGATATTGATTTTATATTGGAAAATTAATGATATCCATAGCGCTTATATGACTTTGTTACAATTCAAATGTTTCTATAATCAGTTGTGCCACCGTATCTGCGGATAGATTACTGTTATTGATTCGTACATAATGTTGCTGTTGTATCTCACCAGGTAATGAGTTGAGTCGATACGTTTGACTCGTTTCAATAAGTTCATTTTCTGACCATTGTATATTCCGCTTTGTAGGTTTGTGTAATAGTCTATGCTCGGTTTTGTTTCTTAGTTTGCGTTCTTCGAGATCGGCTTCAAGCTCTACGAAATAGATATCTGCTCCTCTAGAGCGAAAAAGACTTGTAACTTGTTCGATATAGTCCCAATCACTTTGTAGATCGAATGCCCATACATATGTAAAAATCAGTCCTTCTAAACTACTTTTGGATACTTCTTCAAATATCTCTTGCCTAATCAAATGTACCAATCGCTTGCCCGCAGATGTGCCATAATCGAAAAAGGTAGACACCAGATCAATCGACATATGATTGTGAAATAATTTGAAATTCGTTTTAGCTGCAACACTCTGACCAACTGTCATCTTCCCTACTGCTTGTGGACCAAATATGATCATAAATTTCATCATGATTCTCCTATTCGTCAGCTTTCACTATTGCATAGTACACATCCATGACATGTTATATAAATATCGTGCTTTTCACACTTTGGATATCCTATTGGAATCGTTGGTCGATCATCCCCTTCTTCAATCTCTGCCCACTCTAAATAATTTTTGATATCAACATGTTCTTCATTAAATACTTCAATCATTGAATAAAACTGCTGTAAGCAACTTATAATAAATTCTGGTTGAGGTTGATAGCTTAATTT contains:
- a CDS encoding AAA family ATPase, with translation MDRVIVIGCSGSGKSTLSQKLHKILQLPIIHLDRYYWQATEQGAWDQKVTEFALTDRWIIDGNYSRTLDIRIERADVIVFLDMPRWLCMYRIVKRRIQYHGRTRPDLNEDCPEKLDIGFLKWVWNYRKRNRVKTLEKLEQVKQHKKVVIIRNKKQLEELVDQLSSH
- a CDS encoding AAA family ATPase, which codes for MKFMIIFGPQAVGKMTVGQSVAAKTNFKLFHNHMSIDLVSTFFDYGTSAGKRLVHLIRQEIFEEVSKSSLEGLIFTYVWAFDLQSDWDYIEQVTSLFRSRGADIYFVELEADLEERKLRNKTEHRLLHKPTKRNIQWSENELIETSQTYRLNSLPGEIQQQHYVRINNSNLSADTVAQLIIETFEL